The nucleotide sequence AGCCAATGACGCCTGCGCCAACTATTACCTGCTTCAGCAAAGGCGCTTTCTCTTCACTCTTATCGTTATAGCGGGTTAACATAATTCCAAATAGCATAATAATCGTGATTGCGCCCGAGTAGACGAGTACTTGAACGACAGCTACAAATTCTGCAGAAAGCATGACATATAGTCCAGCAATTGATAAGAATGTGAACACGAGTGCGACAACCATGTGTACGACCTTCGTCAAATTCAACATGAGCACACCGCAGATAATTGCACAGAAAGCCAAAATAGCAAAAATCAAAAACTCTCCGCTCATGCCTTATTCTCCTTCCGTACATTGTTATCGTTCTCATCAAGCCATTCGAGATTCTTGAATAAATCGTCACGGCTATATTCTGCCAGCTCAAAGTTATTCGTCATCACGATCGCCTCTGTCGGACACACCTCTGTACATAAGTCACATAAAATACAGATTTCAAAGTTAATATCATACGTATCAATGACTTTTCCTTTTTTGTTCGGGTCAGGGTGTTTCTTCCCTGTTAACTGAATACAATCTGTCGGGCAAATGTTCGCACATTGGTTACAGACAATACACTTTTCCGGGTAAAACTTCTGGATCCCGCGGAACCGATCTGGTAACGGTAACGGTTTGTCTGGGTAGTCATATGTGACGCCTTTTTTCGTTAAATTTTTAAGGGTATATTTTAAACCTTTGGCTAAGCCGAGCATTTTACCACCCCTTTTACATTTTGCCGGCCTTTTCCGGTGTCCATTTTATTTAAAGAATAGCTCTTTCACGACCGCTGTAAGGAAGATATTTGCGAGCGCAATTGGTAATAACACTTTCCATGCAAATTCCATCAGCTGATCGGCGCGGACACGCGGGAACGTGGCACGGAACCAAATCATGATGAAGATAACCGCACTGAACTTCAAGGCGAACCATACTGGCCCTGGAATGAAACCTAAATAAGGAATTGGGTTCCAACCACCTAAGAATAGAACTGTAATAAGAGAGCCCATTGCGAAGAAATACACATACTCTGCAAGCATAAAAAATGCCCAGCGGAAGCCTGAGTATTCAACATGGAAACCGGCTACAAGCTCTGATTCTGCCTCTGGCAAGTCAAATGGCGCACGGTTCAACTCTGCAACTGCTGAAATAAAGAATACAACGAATGCAATTGGCTGTAAGAAGATATAAGCAACATTTTTCTGTGCATCAACAATGTCCATTAAGTTCAAGCTGCCGGAAAATAAGATAACACCGATAACAGACATAACAAGCGGAATTTCGTAGGAAATCATTTGGGCAGCGGCACGCATACCGCCGAGCAAGGCATATTTATTGTTCGATGCCCAGCCCCCAGTTACAACACCTATTGTCGTAATCCCTGAGACAGCAATGTAATAGAGAAGCCCAACTCCAATATCTGCAAAATGAAAGGCATTTGTAAACGGCATAACCGCTAACACCATAAATGCCGGTGCAAATGCAAGTACAGGTGCAAGAATAAAGAGCGGCTTATCCGCTGCTTTCGGAATCGAATCTTCTTTCAATAATAGCTTTAATACGTCGGCAACTGTTTGAAGCAGTCCCCAGCGCCCACCGACACGCGACGGACCTAAACGTGCCTGCATAAAACCCATTACTTTACGTTCAGCAAGAATACCATATGTTACGAAGCCTAATACAACTGCAAGTAACCCCGCGCCGAGTGCAAAGAACGCACCGAATGTTAACAAACTCGGAGGTGATTGCAATAGATTGTTAATCATTATCCATCGACCTCCCCAAGTACGATATCAATGCTACCAAGAATCGCAACAACATTAGCAATATTTTGACCCTTAAGCAACTTGGATAGAATCTGTAGGTTATAGAATGACGGCCTACGGAACTTCAAACGATATGGCTCTTTCTTTCCATCGCTGGCAATGTAGCAGCCAATTTCACCACGCGGCGATTCAATGCGGACATATCCTTCACCTTTTGGCGCTTTGATAATTCGCGGCACTTTTGCCATAATTGCCCCTTCACTCGGGAACTGTTCAACCGCTTGCTCACAAATGCGGATTGATTGCTCGATTTCTTCCATTCGAATCTCATAACGGGCCCAAGCATCTCCACCCGTTCTTGTCGGTACCTCAAAGTCAAACCTGTCATAGATGGAATATGGTTCATTCTTACGAAGGTCCCATTTCTCTCCTGTACAGCGCAAGCCGACACCGCTTAATGAGTATTGAAGGGCATCTTCACGTGTGTACTTACCGATACCTTTTACACGGTTCAAGAAGATTTCATTCCCTGTTACAAGCTCATGATAGCCTACCAGCTGCTCTCGCATATAAGGAAGGAATTCTCTTACCTTATCAATCCATCCATCCGGTGCATCCCACTTCACACCACCAACACGCATATAGTTGAATGTAAGACGCGCTCCTGAAAGTTCATTTAATAAGTTAATAATCATTTCCCGCTCACGGAATGCATATAAGAAAGGACTTAGTGCTCCAATATCAAGCAAGTATGTTCCATACCAAACAAGGTGACTTGCAATACGCCCTAGTTCCATGGCGAGCACCCGTAAATATTCTGCACGGTCTGGGATTTCAAGACCCATCATTGT is from Bacillus tianshenii and encodes:
- a CDS encoding NADH-quinone oxidoreductase subunit D; protein product: MLRTEEMLLNVGPQHPSTHGVFRLVLKVDGETVVEATPVIGYLHRGTEKLAEDLQYTQIIPYTDRMDYLSAMTNNYVLVHAVETMMGLEIPDRAEYLRVLAMELGRIASHLVWYGTYLLDIGALSPFLYAFREREMIINLLNELSGARLTFNYMRVGGVKWDAPDGWIDKVREFLPYMREQLVGYHELVTGNEIFLNRVKGIGKYTREDALQYSLSGVGLRCTGEKWDLRKNEPYSIYDRFDFEVPTRTGGDAWARYEIRMEEIEQSIRICEQAVEQFPSEGAIMAKVPRIIKAPKGEGYVRIESPRGEIGCYIASDGKKEPYRLKFRRPSFYNLQILSKLLKGQNIANVVAILGSIDIVLGEVDG
- a CDS encoding NADH-quinone oxidoreductase subunit J, with amino-acid sequence MSGEFLIFAILAFCAIICGVLMLNLTKVVHMVVALVFTFLSIAGLYVMLSAEFVAVVQVLVYSGAITIIMLFGIMLTRYNDKSEEKAPLLKQVIVGAGVIGFFVVVYLGINDLVLGEQATDLHVDNTEKIGMELYSKYVIPFELTSVVLLVALIGAIILAKRDDEEAESE
- the nuoH gene encoding NADH-quinone oxidoreductase subunit NuoH — translated: MINNLLQSPPSLLTFGAFFALGAGLLAVVLGFVTYGILAERKVMGFMQARLGPSRVGGRWGLLQTVADVLKLLLKEDSIPKAADKPLFILAPVLAFAPAFMVLAVMPFTNAFHFADIGVGLLYYIAVSGITTIGVVTGGWASNNKYALLGGMRAAAQMISYEIPLVMSVIGVILFSGSLNLMDIVDAQKNVAYIFLQPIAFVVFFISAVAELNRAPFDLPEAESELVAGFHVEYSGFRWAFFMLAEYVYFFAMGSLITVLFLGGWNPIPYLGFIPGPVWFALKFSAVIFIMIWFRATFPRVRADQLMEFAWKVLLPIALANIFLTAVVKELFFK
- the nuoI gene encoding NADH-quinone oxidoreductase subunit NuoI, coding for MLGLAKGLKYTLKNLTKKGVTYDYPDKPLPLPDRFRGIQKFYPEKCIVCNQCANICPTDCIQLTGKKHPDPNKKGKVIDTYDINFEICILCDLCTEVCPTEAIVMTNNFELAEYSRDDLFKNLEWLDENDNNVRKENKA